Below is a genomic region from Eremothecium sinecaudum strain ATCC 58844 chromosome V, complete sequence.
CTGGACGTGGGTATGGCGACCAGATCAGTTACTATAGCTTATGAGTTCGGTACATATACATATAGAAtgtaatatatatatatgtttaTTATCGATAAATTTTTTAGGTTGTAaaatttaatatatattatacgttatatatatactactGCATATATATGGTAAGATCTATGCGGGGATAAAAAGGTGTTAGCGAGTGAGTTTCAACTACCCTTAGGGGCTACGGTGTATTATTAGAATTGTTActatttttattatttgtttattattttattactATATTGCTATTATTATTTCAAAGTTGGTTGGTGTTCCTGCTTTAAGTTTTTTGTTACGTCTAATATGCCCGATAGTAAGACGCCAGTAAGATTGCCATCAATACATCATATTTTAGATGTGGTAGATACAGAGCAGAGTACATACAGTCAAATATTTGGAAATGCTTATGCTCATGGCCGCGATATTACCAGGCTACACTCACCTATTTTGCCGCGGAGGTTGGGCTCATGCGTTTATGCGATGCCATCTATAGAGAATACGCAAGTCTGCCCAAGACCGGCGGCTATTACGAAAATGGCGACAGGCGTCGTAGACACCGCAACCCCAAGACATAAAAATTCAGCAtcagaaaagaaaaaacAGAATAGGCGCTCAAATCTGCCTAAAAATATCGTTGACATCTTGAACGATTGGTTACGGGATCATTATGAAAATCCTTATCCTTCTCCCCAGGAAAAAAAACAGCTGCTAAAACAGACAGGACTGAACCCAGTACAGTTATCAAATTGGTTTATTAATGTCCGTAGAAGAAAGATATTTCAAAATTACTACGAGCTTTCAAAGAACTACAGTCGGAATGAGTCAGGTAACCGAGATGAACAAAGTTCAGATCTCGAGTTTGATAGACAGTTACGTGTAGGTCCATTGACAAAGCGAAAAAAGTTGATTGATAGATTAGAGGAATTGAAGAGCTTGTCTGGTACAAATGTTTGAAATTCTGTGGATACCACCGGGGattaataaaaattttttttgtaCTGGGTTTAAATTTGCAAAGATGTATTTTAAGAGTTACTAACAATTTTTTAACAAATGAGATAGGCATGCTTAAacatttttctttattatGTTACTTAGTAGCTATTCGAGAAGGACGGCTGTGGTTCATTGACCAGGTATATAACTATCTAGCTCCTCTTCCACTTCCATTGGGTTTATCTTTTCCGATAGAGGCTGTTGCTGGTGGTGAGGATGATGCTGATGATGACCGTGATGGTGATAGTGATGATGTTTATTGGGTTCCCTGATACGCCTAGCACCAAAGTTATTGACGGCACCAATCCTGTTCTCAAGAGGGACGTAGAACCCACCTCTCGATGCATCGTATTCAAACCGAAGTTCATCGCTGACTTGACCTCCGTTCTTACCTCTCCCAAATTGTCTGCCTTCTTCGAAGCCGGGATCTAGATCGATTGTAATTTCTCTATCGTCTAACTTAGTTTTTGAAAGGTACTTCAGCGCGGCCAGCGCCTCATCCGGTGTCTGGTAGATTATAAAACAAAATCCACAAGGAGTGAACTTGAAACGATCTAAACCCATAATTATCTTCTCAATGGTCCCACATTTGCTAAATAATTCGTAAAGTTGTTCCTCAGATGTGTAAAACGAGAGATTACCCACATAAATTGTGGCAGAGACCATCGATTTACGAAGTTCCTCTAGTCCTGTAGGAGTTTTTCTTGCTTTTCGCTTCAAGTAATTAGAAGGGACATCTAAACGATCACACGAATGGTCCCATTTTAGTTCATCAAATTCCGCTAGTGACATATCCTGTTGCTATGTGtgtatatatatgtttgtgtgtgtgtgtgtATGTGTATCAGTGCTTTGCGCTGATGAGGTTATTGTAGTTGTGATAGATTGAATCTGACTTCCAAGAGTTTTTGTGTGTCGCCTCTGAATTGCGGACCTACCATTTTACATCACGTGAAGAATAAGTTCCAGTTACTCTACCAAAAGACTCTACCAAAAGACTCTACCACTAAAATTCCTTGCTTCAGGGTCACCGATTATGATTACAAGAAAGTAATGTCGatatattaaatttattttCAGCCAACCATTACTACTAATAAACTCATCTATATCTCTTACCTCCAAATCGCAGCGCTAAATCGGTAGCTAGCCATAAGTACGGGGACAATGTGGTAAATACGAAGAATTGACCCACTTATTCCAATTAGCGGTTTTAGAAGTATTATTGCATCCAGTAGCTTAACATATAAAACAAGTCTATAGGGTCAGTAACTATGTGTTTCAATGCTATGACATTGAAACAATGTTAGTACTAATCACCAAATATCCGATATAGTGTAACGGCTATCACATCACGCTCTCACCGTGGAGACCCGGGTTCGACTCCCGGTATCGGAggtttattttatttttatctCCCTAGATCTCAGCAATTAGAATGTTGGCACTGTACGTCTGACAAAGTAAGACTTGGCGTGATCAGAAATTATTTTTAACATAGTTTGTAGCTAAGGGTAACATGTTCAAAAGCGTATCACATGGATATAGCCCCTATACCATAGATAAAGGTTCCCAACAATCATAATTGACATGCAAACGCCACCTATGAGGGAATAACATTTAAGGTATTACGATTTACGCAGCTTTAGTAGAGCAAACAATTTTAAGACATCAATGCTATCATTCTTGGTCACATAACGAATTATAATAAAACAACATATTTATAATTTATGAAAAGAGCAAGTTTAAGGTATATATGAGAAGAACGCGAAACCAAGGAGGCGCCTCCAGAAAGTAATACAGCTAGTGGTTGCTTAGATTAAACAAATCTTTATTCTTTTAATCCTCTCATAATATGCGGTTTAAGTAATTCAAAACTACACATCATTCCGGTAGCAACACTCATCACAGCACCCCAGTTTTGGAACTGTCCACAGTAATTGGGGGCACTGAACACTGTGACAAACTTCTTCTTAGCAAAAAACTCGTACCCATCTTCTACAACCATATGTCCTCTTACAATTAAGTCAAATTTAAAATTTGAGCAAAACTCGTTCACGTTACGCTTGGCAAACGTGTAAGAGACACCACGGTCATTAAGTGACCAGTCGGAAATATTAGGATCTGGATCTGACCATAACAAGTCTGTCAGCAATCCTTCCTCCGGGATATCAGTTGGTCTTGCAATCTTCTCGATCTGCTTCATACTTGTCAACTGGGGGGAGAACCCGCCATGAACACAGAAAATTTTGTCTTGCACTATAGCAGCAAACGGAAGAGTATTGAAGACATCGACGAACTGTTTCCAAGTCTTGCTAGACATACGCCGCTTGCATTCATCATAAAAACCATACATCTTTGTGACATTGGCGGATTCATGGTTCCCACGAAGCATAAAGAATCTGTCTGGATATTTGATCTTGTaacataataataacaaaaTAGTTTCTAACGATTGTTTACCACGATCCACATAGTCACCAAGAAAAAGATAATTCGTTTCATGGGGAATACCTGataactttaatatacgcAATAGGTCGGTGAATTGGCCATGCACATCACCTACAATCTTAATAGGAGCCTGAAGTCTTAAAAGAGAAGGCTGGCTCATAAAAATTTCCCTAGCTGTCGCACATATCAGCTGGACCTCCCATGAACGAAATGGAAGGTCGCGTGAATGGTATGTCCTTGTCTCTCCGATGTGTAACAAGCGCTCTATAGCATCGTCAATATTTAGCGTTTCAGTGTTGTAGGGGTCATGAGAGTTCTTCCGGAGAACAGGTGCATCCGCATCACGGGGGTTCGAAATACTCCTCTTAAAGGGTGGGGAAACGGGAGAGGTCGCGCATTGATTGCCTCCATTACCGTTGTAGTGCTCTGCACCTTCCTGAATCGGCGGGAGTCCACCAGCACCTACATCAGTAACCATTGAGGAAGGAGAAGGGTCTCTTAGGGGCATAGCCCCATTCCTCAAAGTCAAAAGACTTTTGGGTTCCGAAAAGGAATTTGACGACATTGCACTGTTCGTTTGTTTCAGAGAAATGTTGGAAGAGGAAATAGAGATGGTTGTTGAACCTGAGCTTGAATTAGACGACAGGGATGTGGATGTTGACGAGTCAGTCACACTAGATGAATTTTGTAACGCTTTTGCCATGTGCATGTCAATCTTCCAATCATGATAAGGACTCCTACGGAGCTGTTCATGGGTAGTACTATTACTACCTTTAGTAAAACCATTAACTATAGAAACATTATTCCTAGGCTTGGAAATTGAAATATTCTTTACATTAGAAGTAGGTAGAAACCTACTATCATCGGGGTCATTAGGTTCATTAGACGATTCCTCGCTTACTTGCAACTGCTGTTGCCCGGAATTTTGCGATTGTTTGTTCGTACTCTGAATGGCATAATGGCAGTTCTTAGACGGGCTGTTTCCCATTATTCTCCTAATACCAACCCTGAACAATCAAAACACTTCGTATAGAATTCTTTCTCAATACTGTCTGCGTTTTTTAGGATTTTATTTACATAAACGTCAAAGATTTCCCTATCCCTTACTAAATGCAAACGACGGATATCCTTATGTCTATTGTCCGGTATCGATCGATTCTGGTCAAATACAAAAACCCACTAGTGAAACCGTTTGCTCTTTTAATTTCCTAAGACTTGCGAAAAACACTCctcttttttctttaaaaagTGACTAGAGTTGAAATTTTCCTTTAGTTAAACAAGTGGCTTTAAACCAGTCTTAAAATGAATCACCTTCACCTAACCTTGTAAGCGGTGTTAAGtgttttttattaaataaaaataaaatttGAATTGGTTCGTGATTGCAAAGTATAAATTAAATGTCTCTGAttaataaagaaaaatacTGTCATAAATTGCTCAACTCGAATTAGTGTGGCTGACGATTTCTCGTTGGGATATTTCAAAAATGGTTACATCATGTCAAACGACCAAACATGAGCTTAAAGTCGGGTAACCAAGAATACGATTTCATACTAAGCAAGGCTTGGCAGCCTCTTGTAAAACCATTACTAACTTTGCTGTCGTTATTACGACAATATCTCCTTACGTCACCCTGGCATTTTTTTTACTATGCGGCTTATTTGTTTTAGCGGTGACGCTGTTTTTATTTCAGTTGAAAATGGTATTCCAAAGCAGCAACCATCATAACTGGGACCCTTGCAATAATTCGGAGGCTTTCCGTAGCGACGGAATAATCAGCACGTCATTTTTGAAACCCTGTAAAGGCATTTAAGGTACCTAGCGTATTCAATGAGTTGGTCGGAAGTCCGAGTCGAGACCATGCCTGCCCGGTGCGAAAGCAGATCAATCATTATTAACGATAACAGAGTTTCCATTCATATGACATAGATCACGTGACATACAATCCGAGTTGCACAGAGGAGTTGATCCTACCAGAAGAGTTGACAGTGGTACTGGGACCGTTCTCTTACTTGTAGTGCTTTACCACAGCGAATTGTTTGTATATTGTAGTTTTGTTTGGTTGTTCTCTTGCTACTCATCTCGCTATAGCGAAAAAATACAGTGGAAACCCTCTTCATACAACGCCAGTTATCAGCAATATCTAGGAGATATAAAAAGACCATTGAGCTTCTAGTTCATTTGCTACTCATAACTATGCTAGGAGTACGGGATGAAAACGGCACGAATACTATAGAGCGACCTCGAAAGCATAGTAGAAGTCAAATGGGGGTAATTGAGTCCTCGCAAGCTAATGAGGAAGAGGATGAGGAAGGGGATGAAGAACTTCTGGAAGAATGGGAGGACGACGAAGGCGAGACTCGGTGCATATGCGGTGATATGGATCCTCCTGATGTATCCGGGCTTTATATTCAATGCGAGGAGTGTGCAGTGTGGCAACATGGATACTGCGTGGGCATAGGCGAAGGAGACAACACTCCAGACAAATACTGGTGTGAACAATGCAAACCAGAACTACATTCAGTATATAAAAACGAGTCTAATCAGAAGCGTTCGTACTATAAACCAGTAAATCAGCGCAGGAGGCAAAATAGGCGTGCGAAGCGAAGTTCCGAGCGTTCTACTGAACAGCCAATGATGGATCCTGAAGATGAGGTATTTGTCAAGCACGAAAGAAAGTCTGAAGAAGAGGACGATAAAAACTTAAGGACCAGGGATAGCGCCAAGAGCGA
It encodes:
- the CBC2 gene encoding nuclear cap-binding protein subunit CBC2 (Syntenic homolog of Ashbya gossypii AFL050W; Syntenic homolog of Saccharomyces cerevisiae YPL178W (CBC2)); protein product: MSLAEFDELKWDHSCDRLDVPSNYLKRKARKTPTGLEELRKSMVSATIYVGNLSFYTSEEQLYELFSKCGTIEKIIMGLDRFKFTPCGFCFIIYQTPDEALAALKYLSKTKLDDREITIDLDPGFEEGRQFGRGKNGGQVSDELRFEYDASRGGFYVPLENRIGAVNNFGARRIREPNKHHHYHHHGHHQHHPHHQQQPLSEKINPMEVEEELDSYIPGQ
- a CDS encoding homeobox domain-containing protein (Syntenic homolog of Ashbya gossypii AFL049C; Syntenic homolog of Saccharomyces cerevisiae YPL177C (CUP9) and YGL096W (TOS8)) — encoded protein: MPDSKTPVRLPSIHHILDVVDTEQSTYSQIFGNAYAHGRDITRLHSPILPRRLGSCVYAMPSIENTQVCPRPAAITKMATGVVDTATPRHKNSASEKKKQNRRSNLPKNIVDILNDWLRDHYENPYPSPQEKKQLLKQTGLNPVQLSNWFINVRRRKIFQNYYELSKNYSRNESGNRDEQSSDLEFDRQLRVGPLTKRKKLIDRLEELKSLSGTNV
- the PPQ1 gene encoding protein-serine/threonine phosphatase (Syntenic homolog of Ashbya gossypii AFL051W; Syntenic homolog of Saccharomyces cerevisiae YPL179W (PPQ1)) → MGNSPSKNCHYAIQSTNKQSQNSGQQQLQVSEESSNEPNDPDDSRFLPTSNVKNISISKPRNNVSIVNGFTKGSNSTTHEQLRRSPYHDWKIDMHMAKALQNSSSVTDSSTSTSLSSNSSSGSTTISISSSNISLKQTNSAMSSNSFSEPKSLLTLRNGAMPLRDPSPSSMVTDVGAGGLPPIQEGAEHYNGNGGNQCATSPVSPPFKRSISNPRDADAPVLRKNSHDPYNTETLNIDDAIERLLHIGETRTYHSRDLPFRSWEVQLICATAREIFMSQPSLLRLQAPIKIVGDVHGQFTDLLRILKLSGIPHETNYLFLGDYVDRGKQSLETILLLLCYKIKYPDRFFMLRGNHESANVTKMYGFYDECKRRMSSKTWKQFVDVFNTLPFAAIVQDKIFCVHGGFSPQLTSMKQIEKIARPTDIPEEGLLTDLLWSDPDPNISDWSLNDRGVSYTFAKRNVNEFCSNFKFDLIVRGHMVVEDGYEFFAKKKFVTVFSAPNYCGQFQNWGAVMSVATGMMCSFELLKPHIMRGLKE